From the genome of Longimicrobiales bacterium:
TGAGGCGCGGTCTGCCGGTTGTTGCCGTCGTCGGCCGTCCCAATGTCGGAAAATCCACGTTCTTCAATCGCGTACTCGGCGAACGCCGTGCCATCGTGGAGGATGTTCCGGGCGTCACGCGCGACCGGAACTTCGCACGTGCGGAATGGAACGGGCGCACGTTCTATCTCGTGGATACGGGCGGGCTGGAGCCGGGCAGCGAAGAGGAGATGCCCGTAGCGATCCGCGTGCAGGTGGAAGCGGCGCTGGCAGAGTCCGACGTGATCGTACTGCTCGTGGATGGGCAGACGGGTCCGCACGCGGATGACGAGCGGATTGCGACGATGCTGCGACGCACGAGCCTTCCGGTCGTACTGGCCGTCAACAAGCTCGACCGCATCCCTGACGAGATCGCACAGCACGAATTCTGGAGCCTCGGTCTCGGCGAGCCGCATCCGGTGAGCTCCGTCGTCGGCAAGGGCTCGGGCGACCTGCTCGACGCCATCGTAGCCGAGCTGCCCGAAGTGGATACCGACAGCGAGGATAGCGGTCTCTACGTCGCGGTGATCGGTAAGCCGAATGTCGGCAAGTC
Proteins encoded in this window:
- a CDS encoding GTPase; amino-acid sequence: MRRGLPVVAVVGRPNVGKSTFFNRVLGERRAIVEDVPGVTRDRNFARAEWNGRTFYLVDTGGLEPGSEEEMPVAIRVQVEAALAESDVIVLLVDGQTGPHADDERIATMLRRTSLPVVLAVNKLDRIPDEIAQHEFWSLGLGEPHPVSSVVGKGSGDLLDAIVAELPEVDTDSEDSGLYVAVIGKPNVGKSSFVNRLLGEDRMVVSEVAGTTRDSIDTPFRYHNRDLIFVD